The Castanea sativa cultivar Marrone di Chiusa Pesio chromosome 11, ASM4071231v1 genome contains a region encoding:
- the LOC142616123 gene encoding uncharacterized protein LOC142616123 → MVIYSRNKALVCKIFPSSLGPIAIRLFNGLEEGSIGSYEEHTKAFGAIFVTYSRIPRPLDSLLSMAMREGESLKTYLDKYWELFNQIDGDFEDMAVRTFIVGLPMNLNLRKSLTIKPARDMYQLMGIVEHKRPKDDQVQGKGKAKVLPTERRDP, encoded by the coding sequence ATGGTCATTTACTCTAGAAACAAGGCTCTCGTATGTAAGATTTTCCCATCTAGCCTCGGGCCCATCGCCATAAGGTTGTTCAATGGATTGGAAGAGGGCTCGATAGGATCCTACGAGGAGCACACCAAGGCATTCGGTGCCATATTCGTGACCTATAGTAGGATCCCCAGACCTTTGGATTCTCTGCtctctatggccatgagggagggagaATCCTTGAAAACCTATTTAGACAAATATTGGGAACTCTTCAACCAGATTGATGGGGACTTTGAGGACATGGCCGTCAGAACTTTTATAGTGGGGTTACCCATGAATTTAAACTTGAGGAAATCCCTTACCATAAAGCCCGCTCGAGACATGTACCAGCTAATGGGCATTGTTGAACACAAAAGACCTAAAGACGATCAAGTACAGGGCAAAGGGAAAGCAAAGGTCTTACCGACTGAACGGAGGGATCCTTAG